The DNA window TCAGGAAATCTCAACCCGGGCTGGAGACGAAACTACAGAGAGCATTAATTCTCTGTGGCTTGTATGTTATGACACTTCAGACAAGTATCTTGATATGCAAGATTGTACAAAAGCTTATGCTGCTGCAACTGCTGATGCAGATGGTTACAAGAAAATCAAAACGAACCTTCCTAAAGGTACAGAAACGATACATTTGGTTGCCAACGTTCCTGGCTTGACGCCAGAACAGGCTGAAAAGCTTGACGCGATGAAAGATATCACTCCTGATTTATCAAAGCCAATCTGTTGGGGTGCAAAAACACTTAGCGACCTGATGAACGACAGCAAGATTTCACTTACCCGTCAATGTGCTAAAGTTACAGTAAAAACAAGCGTTAGCAATTTCGAAATCACAGACCTTCATGTATGGCATTCTGCTAGCAAAGGCTCTATTGCGCCAGCTGGCTACAAAGTATCTACTAAGGATGACGACTTGGCAACATCTACAGAGTTGAATAGCAAATATATTGCTGGCGGTTCTGCTGCTGTAGTTGCAGTAAATGAAACTTCTGCAGGCAAGGCTGACATCATTATCAAGGCTAAATATAAGGGTACAGAGGGTACAGAGGGTACAGAAGGCTTCTATAAAGTAGCCCTCTATACAGATGATACCAAAACTGCACAATATGCATTGGTACGTAACCACAACTATATCGTGACCGTTATTTCTGTAAACGGTGCAGGCTACGCTACTGAAGAAGAAGCATTAAAGGCTGATCCAGAAAATCGACTGACGGTAACCGTGGTAGATGATAACCCAAAGATTGTAGATATGATTGCCTGCAAAGATTACGAACTGGGTGTTTGTGGTACACAGACTGTTGCAGCTACAAATGGAAAAGATCCTATCATAGTTCCTATCACTTTGGTTACAAACCTTAAAGAAGATGATGCAAAAGATGGCAAACTCTATAAGGTGGAAATCAGCAACGATGCAAAATCGTGGATAACTGAATGTACAGAAAATAGCAAGTCCACCACAACACCAACAAGTCCTGATGAATCGGCACCAAAAGGAACCAAGTTTGTTCTCAACCTCACATTGACTGCAAACAACAAATCGGAGGAGCCTCGTGAAGGTACGATTACCATCACTTCCGGTGACTTGAAAAGAACCATCTTGATTCATCAGGAAGGTTACGACTTTAAACGTGCTGATGATCGACAGGTTGTCATGAATTACAATGGTACTATTCATGATAATTACTTTGCTTGGCTTGATTCAGAAATGCATGGTGTTAAACCTAGCGAGAATAAGGTCGATAATCAGGAAAAGACCAGAAACCAGGGCTTGCACTTCAGCGTAGGAGATAATAAGATCTATTATCTGATTCCAAAGAAACCTGGTGACCAATTCGTGAAGAAATCTGACAAAATCAGTTATTCAGATGAAGTTTACAAAGGCAATAACTATTATAAAGTGACATTGGACAACAGCACCAATAACTACGATTTGTGGACAGACAAAGAAGGTTTTGTCATCGAGAATACTGAAGATGCTGCTCATCCGATTACCATCACGTATCCTATCTATCATACGGGTGTATTTAGTGAAATAACAGAATCTGCAGCAAATGAACACCAGCTAGGTGAACCCAAGAAGGGTTGGTTCTATTACGAAGTTGTGAAGGTTAATGTAACAGAACCATCTGAAGATGGTACTTCTAGTACGGACAAGACATACTATATGTTAGACCGCAACCTGGGAGCTTCCAACAGCGATTTCTATTCGCCAGGTTCTGCCAATATTGCCAATGATAAAAGTTCTATAGGTGGATATTTCAAGATATCAAATGATAAAAACAGTAACGCCTATATCGACAAGTATGTAATCGGCAATTTTAGAGTTCCAAAGGGCAACGAGCTAGAGGCTATTGCGAATAAAGCCTCAGTAGATCTGTTGGAAACATCTACAGGTGAACCGTATAATTGTATTCGCATCCCGACAAGTTCTTCGCAGAAGAATTACATCTATATCCCAATCAGCGGATATTACGAGAGCAACAGCTTCAAGGATGAATTTCATGCAAATCTGTGGAGCAAGTCTTTGTTGTCGGGCTATCAGGGCTTCAGTACAGATAGTAATGAATATGGCTTCTGGTATCTTTATCTGGATATCTATAATAAGATAAAGACTATCACAAATACCCGTTTCGTTCAGGGATATGATGGCTCGAACACTGGCCGTTACAAGGCGATGCCAATCCGCCTGATATATGTTCCATAAGGAGTTAGAATCTTACACTTTTTAATATAAAACAGAGAAATCCACAGCAGGCACTCAAGCCAGCTGTGGATTTCTTGATTCTTAGCTTCACTCAAATCTGCACTAGTGTCCCGTTTAGTCTGGACGATTATTATATAAGTTATTAATATCCAATATTTTATGCTCTAGAAATTGGGTATTCGATTTGATTTTGTACCTTTGCACTCATATGGTATCCTATCTTATTAAAACCGATGATTTCTAAACGGGACAGCAGTGAGCAGTTTTACAAAGAAGGGTTGGGTTTTCGTGAGAAAGTCCAGCCCTTCGTTTTGTCTGGATACTCCCAAAAAGGAGTCAAGACGGCACAGAGAGGTTATTATGCTAGTACTGACGTGGTAAAGGCGCTTCCATCGCTTATTGAGGGTGAATGAGAGCAAGAAAACGAATGAATGAGAGTAAGAAGAGGGGTAAAACAAGGATTTTAACCTACTAAAACAGTTCTTTCAACTAAGAAAAGAAACATTTATACCTAGATAAAATCTCCGTTCATAGACGTTGAATGTCCGTTCAACGTCTATGAACCGCCGTTCATCGACGCTGAACCGCGGTTCAACGTCTATGAACGGAGATTTCAATAGGGTTAAAGAACATTTTATCCTATAATCAACCAAGACTTTTCCCGAGATTAACCCATTATTAATACAGCAAGAAGGAAGAAAGGAGATAAGAGGAAGCCTGAAAAGAAATAAAAGGAGGAGAGAAAAGAAATAAGAGAAGGGAGAAAAGAAATAAAAGGTATAAGGAAATGAGATAAGGGGCATAAATGAAGAAAAGATGTTTTTAATTTGGTGGTTTCACCATTTATTCGTATCTTTGCCAACAAAGAGAATATCACTTAAAAGAAAGGCGAGCAATTATGGCAAGAAAACTATATCCGATAGGATTACAAACTTTCGAACGAATCAGAGTGGAAGATAAGTTCTACATTGACAAGACGGAATATGTATATCGTATGGCACATACTGATGGTACTTATTTCTTCCTGAGCCGTCCACGCCGTTTCGGAAAGTCGCTGTTGCTAACTACCATGAAGAGCTATTTTGAAGGAAAGAAGGAGCTTTTCAAAGGACTCGCCATCGAAAAGCTGGAAAAGGATTGGATAAGCTATCCGGTGCTGCATTTCGATATGAGCATGGGCAAACACATGGAGATAGCCCAGCTGGAAAGATATTTCGACCAGCAACTTGCAGAACAAGAGCAGAAATGGGGCATTACGAATCCGGCTGTTGATGCCAACGTCCGCCTCATCTCACTTATCCAAACTGCCTATAGGGAAACGGGCAAGCAAGTGGTAATACTGATTGACGAATATGATGCCCCTTTGCTTGATGTGGTGCACGAGGATGAAAAACTGGAAGAACTGTGCAACGCCATGCGCAATTTCTACAGTCCGCTAAAAGGATGCGAGAAATTGCTCCGCTTCGTATTCCTCACAGGCATCACCAAATTCTCTCAGCTCAGCATCTTCAGCGAATTGAACAACATCACCAATATCAGTATGGACGAGCCGTATGCCGGCATTTGCGGAATTACGGAAGATGAACTGGTGAACGGAATGCGGAATGACATAGATGCACTTGCTGAAAAATTAAACTTATCGTATGAGCAGACGTTAGCTAAGTTAAAGGATAATTATGACGGCTATCATTTTACATGGCCTTCTCCTGACGTTTATAATCCGTTCAGCTTATTAACCTGCTTTGCCAAGCAGAAAATTGATTCCTACTGGTTTGGATCTGGCACTCCTACTTATCTGATCAATATGATGCGCAATTTCAACTTTCTGCCAGCGAACCTGGGCGAGAGCATGGAAGCCGGAAAGGATGACTTTGATGCTGCCACGGAAACCATGACCACCATCATGCCACTGCTCTATCAGAGTGGCTACATCACCATCAAGGATTATGATGAAGAAACGGAGCTCTATACCCTAGCCATTCCCAACAAGGAAATAAGAGTTGGATTGTACAGAAGTTTGTTGCCTCATTATCTGACCTCAAAGACTGCGATGTGCAATACCACCATCGCCAAGATGTCGGTGCTTATTAAACAGGGCAAGATAGACGAAGCATTACAGTTGCTGAAATCGTTTTGGGAGACGGTGCCTTATTGCAACAACACCCATTACGAAGGGCATTACCAGCAAACGATGTATATCATCTTTGCCTTGCTCACGAATTTCAGGATTATAGTGGAGCAACATACGTCAAAGGGGAGAATTGATATAACCATGGAGACGGACGATACTATCTATGTAATGGAGCTGAAGTTTGGAAAGACTGCCCAGGAGGCTCTTGAGCAGATAGAAAGCAAGCATTATGCCGATGCCTTTGCCATGAGCGGCAAGGAAATTATCAAGGTAGGTATGAGCTTCAATATCAAAGAAGACAACACCATCGTGTTCGATTGGAAATCATCAGAAATTTAGATGATAAAAACAAAAAGCGTGCAGGCGACTATGATGTGGCTTGCACGCTTTTTCCTTTTATATTCTTTTAACAAAGCCAACGCTCAGGATTTTTATCTAGCACCTTACGCTGTAATGGTGATATACCAAAACCAGTACATAAACCTATATCCACTTATCCAAATAACATTTAAAATCCTCTATACCTATAACCTCCACTTTAGGAAAAGGAATATTTTCCAGGACCTTAAAGTGCTTGTCTTCTGTAACAATACACTTTGCATTTGCAGCAATGGCACAATCTACAAACTTATTGTCATCTTTATCTGCCTCAATTAAAGCAAAAGTATAATGAGGATCTTTGCGAATTACATTGGGTCTAGTCAATATAGCATAAACTATGGCCTCAGAAACTTGAGGAGATATATTACGAGATAAAACCTCTGAATACTCCTCTATTATTTCATTGGACACACAAAGGTTATAATCGCCACTAAGAAAAGCATTCCACACCTTACGATACGGACTTCTAGGGGCGATTGACATAATCAAACTATTTGTATCCAATACAATATTCATAACCTAAAGATTATAATATTGGTTTATTGTACGGAGTACGTTCATGGAGATGCCGGAAACTCTCGATACGTTCTTCATTCAGGGTTCCTTCATTCCACATTCTATCTAATTCAGCATCAGCCATCTGAACAAAATAATCGGAGATTACCTTATTCAAATCTCGCAAAGCCTCAGGAGTCTTGATAAATGACAGCATATCGAGGATTTGCAATTGAGCTTGATTCATTGTTGCTACCTGTGCCATAATAATTCATTTTATTAATATCTAACCGCAAAGTTACGCTTTTTCTTCGAAACCACCAAGAAAATCACAAGAAATCTGCAAGTTATCAGCAAATAACCACGAAATCAATCGTAAACAATAAACTATTAACTGTAAACTATAAACTGCTATTCCCAGGCGGTCCATCCCGCACAACATGGCGCAGACCAGAAGCAAGTTGTAATAAGGCGGTCCCATCCCGCACAATATCTGGCGAGGGCTTTGATGCCCCGCCAACCTTAGAGCGTAGCGGTTCTGAGCACCGAGTAGGGCGGTTTCCCTCTTCTTCCCTGAGGGGAGAAGACCGAGATGAGAGGTGGAGCCTTCCTTAAGGGTAAGGAAGGACGGGTAGGTTTTCGAAAAAAGGTAAGGAAGGTTTCTGTCCCTTGTGAGGGGAACCGAAGGGGTCGTAAAGACTTGAAGAAGAACGAGATGAGTTCCTTCTGCTACTTATTATAATCAATAGTTACGACATCTTAAACTATTAATTAAGATGATTATTTCCTTGATTCCGCAATAATAACTCCACGAAATCTTTTATATTTACAACAAAAATGCGAGGAAATTCAACCTCATTGAGAATTTTAAAGTGAGCATCATTACTCACTATACAACTTGCACCAGCAGAAAAAGCACAATCTACAAATTTGTTGTCATCCTCATCAGCTTGAATGAGATGCAACTTATAATAGGGTGTTACGAATTCCACATTCTTTTGACTTAGAATCACAGACACAACATTACTGGCAATATTTGCATTAGTCTTCTGCTCAATGATTTCTAAATACTCCTCAATAATTTCATTTGTAACGCACAAGGTCAATTTACCTTTCAAGAAATCATCCCAAATCTTACGATAAGGGCTTATCCTTGGAAGGCTCATCAATAAGCAATTAGTATCAAGAACTATCTTTCTCATTTGCCAGAAGTACGTAAATGTTCATTACCCCAGCTCTCTATGGTATCAAGAGTTATACTTCCATTATCGCACAACTCACCAATCCCCTCATCAACCTTCCTTGCAAAGTATTGAGAGAGAACATTTTCAAGATTATCTAATTCCTGTGGAGTCTTGATATAAGACATCATTTGAAGAATCTTCATCTGAGCAGGGTTAAATACAGTCTGTTCCATTCTATTTCAATTAAACGTTCAACTTTGCCGCCAAAGTTACACTTTTTTCTCGAAACCACCAAGCAATTAACAAGAAATCTGCAAGTTATCAGCAAATAACCACGAAATCAATCGTAAACAATAAACTATTAACTATAAACTGCTATTCTATAATGAATTGTGCATGCAAAGTTAAGAAAAAAACAATATTCAAAGGCAAAAAAACAAGAAAAATCTCAGAAACTTATAATCTTTTATAAAAAGAACAATATATTACACCTTTTCTTACGTAATCTAGATTTTTTTGTTAACTTTGCAGGAAAAGTACAATATAATACACTACTTGGTATGAAAATTCAAGAAGTAATGAAATTGCAGCGTAAGAGTCTGATATCCATTAATATTAATAGGAGATTCCTAGATATAGGAGGCTAATAGAAATGAAAAAAGAATCAAAAGTAAACCAAGCAAAATATGTAGAACTCAATTTGTTTCCTGAGGAGAAAGAGGATCATCAGAAAGACTCTATCTCTTCAGAAGACATGGAAAGCGATACTTCTCCAGACAAAGAGTATGACTTGACTGATTTGTTTGAAAGACTTTCCAAATCAGCTTTTCGCAGCCGTTTCTATCTCTCGAAGAAGGATAAGGAATATATTGCAGAAAAGGGTTTGGCTACCATCCGTAAGCATGCGGAGGATTTCGTTGCCAAACGCCTTGCTCCTGCCGTGATTCCCAATGACGGCAAGCAGACGCCTATGAGAGGGCATCCTGTATTCATTGCCCAGCATGCTACAGGCTGCTGTTGCCGTGGTTGTTTCTTCAAATGGCATCATATACCTGCCGGAAGACAGCTGACAGGAGAAGAACAGCAGTATGCTGTAGCAGTACTGATGGCATGGATTGAAAAACAGGTTTAAAAAGCATGAAGTTTTAGCAGCAAAGTTTAAATTATTTATCCATTGTTGTCAATTTTGCAGAATCTTTAGTCAAAATTGGCAAAAACTGTTTACTCCAAATCTACAAACCGGGTTGGCACGTAACTTGCTCCTACATAGAGTGAAAGCCGAAGCCGAAAGGGCAAGGGGAACGACAAGAACCCTAAGTAATGACAGTTGAGGGTTTCTGGAAATCCTTGAGCCTCGTAAGCCGAAGCAATCGTTATTAAAAAGGATAAATTAAAAACAATGAGAAATCCCGACTGAGCCGGAAGGCGAAGAGAGGACGAGAAAAATAGAATTAGGAGGTTTTACATGATGTTGTTAGCTCGTAGAAATAACAGTGTTTCAAATTGGTTGAACAGTTGGTTTAATGACAACTTCTTTGATACAAGCTTGATGCCACACATGAACGCAACAGCTCCTGCAGTCAACGTCAAGGAAAGTGCTACAGCTTATACGATGGAGGTTGCAGCTCCTGGTTTGAAGAAAGATATGGTCAAGATGAACATCGATAAGGATGGCTATCTGAATGTATCCATCGAGAACAAGGATGAGAAAAAGGAGGAGAAGAAGGAAGAGCATTACTTGCGTCGTGAGTTCTCTTACAGCAGCTACTCTCAGAGTTATGCTTTGCCAGAGGATGCTGATCAGGAGAAGATTTCCGCTGAGGTCAGTGACGGTGTCTTGAAGATTGAGATTCCTAAGATAGCCAAGGAGGAGAAGAAAGACGATGTTAAGCACATTGAGGTTAAGTAATCTTTCTTGAAGTGCTATGCAGCTTTCAAGATACATTCATTGCATCGAGAAAATAATTAAAACTGGGGGCTAGTCCTGATTATGGGGCTAGCCTTTTTTTAAACGAATAATTAGATGAATTAAAGCAACCTTGCTGTCAGTAATAATGTCAATATGAGCTTAGCCACTCTTAAACCTAGTGCCCTTACGCATATATCATTCATTCAACTATTAATCTTTATTAAATTATTAATACTATCTCAATATTTTACGTCATAATGATGTATATTTGCAATCAGAATGATTATTAATTAAACATTTTAGGCTTATGGCACAGACAGCAATGACAGTCCGTATGGACAACCAGCAGAAAGCACAGTTTGATAAACTCTGCGAACAGTTCGGTATGAGTGCGAATACCGCCATTAACATCTTTGTTAAGGCAGTAATTCGCAGTAAGAGCATTCCATTCTCCATTCAGGCAAAGAATGAAGAAGAAGATGAAGTGACTGCAAAAGCAAAGGCTGCGTTTCAATACATGTGTGACACAGCAAGAGAGAACAACATTGATATGTCACTTGATGAGATCAATGAAGAAATCAGAGAAGTCAGACGATTAAGAAAAGAACGCAATGGTATATGCAGTCATTGATACGAACATTATTGTGTCCTCGTTTATAACTAAGAACCCTTCGTCAGCAACAAGAAGGGTCATCAACAGTATGCTCAGTGGTAAAATTAAGCCATTGTATAATGACGAAATCTTGGATGAGTACTTTGATGTACTAAATAGGTCAAAATTTCATCTAAGTGAAATCAGAATCCATGAGTTATTGAACTTTTTTAAGGAAAACGGAATTGATTCGTCCCGTTTTCCTTATGCTGGCGAAATGCCAGATGAGGACGACCGAGTTTTCTATGAAGTCTGCCTGAGCAAGGAAGACTCCTTCTTAGTAGCAGGAAATCTCAAACACTTTCCAAAAGAACCGCAAGTGATTACAGCAGCAGAAATGATGGAAATCCTAGACAACGAACTATAAGATGTCTATAGTGATGTTTTTAATGAAAAAGTACGATTTTGTTCTATTCAACGAACGAAATGAGGAAAAGCAGCTTCTCCTAATTCTGCCGCATATTCAAAACCTTCGTAACTGAAGCCTGCCAGTTCCTCAGGAGTAAGAAGCTGATTATTCAGGATATATCTCAGCATGGCTCCACGGCAAGATTTAGCCCATACAGCCTGCATCTTCAATCTGCCGTCTTTCTGGCGGACATAAAAGAGTGGCTGAATGACCTTTATCTCCTTACATACTCTTTTCCAATCAAACAGATGTTCATATTCCTCAGTTGATAGATGGATGAGTATGCCATCGTCAGCCTTCACACTATCGATGAGAACATCCGTGAGTTTGTCTTTCCAGAACTGATTGACCGGCTTGTCGTTTGTGGCTTCAAGTGATACGCAATGCTCCATACGATAAGGCACGATGCCATCCATTGGACGAAGCAAACCATAGAGAAAACAGGTAATCCAGAGATGCTTCTGGGCATACTCTAAGGAGTCCTCACTTAAAGAACCGGCACAGACCGATGGTGTTGGTCCTGATTTGGGACCACAATACCGCAGCTGTATCTTCTATCGTAATGAATCTCAGAAGCAGACAGCCGAACATGTGACGGAACTTCTCCGTAGTAAGGGTGACGAGGTCAATACCTTGCTCCTGCCAGAGGAGACATTCTACATTGGCGAGGCCTACCACCAGCATTATTATGAAAAAACAAGTTTTAAAAAGTATGAAGTTTTAGCAGCAAAGTTTAAATTAATTATCCATTGTTGTCAATTTTGCAGAATCTTTAGTCAAAATTGACAAAAACTGTTTACTCCAAATCTACAAACCGGGTTGGCACGTAACTTGCTCCTACCTAGAGTGAAAGCCGAAGCCGAAAGGGCAAGGGGAACGACAAGAACCCTAAGTAATGACAGTTGAGGGTTTCTAGAAATCCTTGAGCCTCGTAAGCCGAAGCAATCGTTATTAAAAAGGATAAATTAAAAACAATGAGAAATCCCGACTGAGCCGGAAGGCGAAGAGAGGACGAGAAAAATAGAATTTGGAGGTTTTACATTATGTTGTTAGCTCGTAGAAATAACAGTGTTTCAAATTGGTTGAACAGTTGGTTTAATGACAACTTCTTTGATACAAGCTTGATGCCACACATGAACGCAACAGCTCCTGCAGTCAACGTCAAGGAAAGTGCTACAGCTTATACGATGGAGGTTGCAGCTCCTGGTTTGAAGAAAGATATGGTCAAGATGAACATCGATAAGGATGGTTATCTGAATGTATCCATCGAGAACAAGGATGAGAAGAAGGAGGAGAAGAAGGAAGAGCATTACTTGCGTCGTGAGTTCTCTTACAGCAGCTACTCTCAGAGTTATGCTTTGCCAGAGGATGCTGATCAGGAGAAGATTTCCGCTGAGGTCAGTGACGGTGTCTTGAAGATTGAGATTCCTAAGACAGCCAAGGAGGAGAAGAAAGACGATGTTAAGCACATTGAGGTTAAGTAATCTTTCTTGAAGTGCTATGCAGCTTTCAAGATACATTCATTGCATCGAGAAAATAATTAAAACTGAGGGTTAGTCCTGATTATGGGGCTAGCCCTTTTTTGAATATATGAATTTAATTTTGGAAAGGATCAAGGATGATTAAAATATTTATTTCACTTGTTTTCTGTCTGATGTCTGCCTTTGCCTGTGCGCAGTCAAACCAGTCAGATAATATGTATCAATGGGGAAAAAACAAGGCCAGCGAGCAGTTGGTCAATGGTCTGAAGTCACGTCAGAAAGCTCTCAGGAAAGAACAGCGCGACTTGCAAAACCGGATAGATAGTGTATATTGGGATGAAGCATTGGACGCTATTAAGGATACAACCTTTACCTTGGAAGCCGACAAGGTAGTTTTCCCTTATGGTCAGATTGCTTATGTTAATTCCAACACCAATTTCGTTTCCGTCAATAAGGACAATGCTGTTGTGCAGGTTGCCTTCAATGTACCCTTCTCCGGACCTAATGGCATTGGTGGAGTTACGGTTCAGGGAAGCGTAAGTGGATACAAAATTCAAACGGACAAGAAAGGGACTACACAAGTAAGTATGAGTGTTACTGGTATTGGTATCTCTGCCCAAATCTGGATTACCATGTATAAGGGAAGCCATGAAGCCAGTGTGGAAATTCTGCCTAACTTCAACTCTCGTAGGCTCACCCTTAATGGAGTCATACTACCTCTTCACAAGAGTACTGTATTTCAAGGGCGAACATTATAACAAAGAAGCCTGCTGACAATTATAGCCAGCAGGCTTTTTGCTTTCTTCGTCTTTCTGTCCCCAAAAATATGATTTTATGTCCAAAACTCTTCTTCGCCAGTGGGTTGCATCTTGCCCCCGCACTTTGGGCAAGTATGCATATCCCACCTGTGAATCCTGTCAGAACCACATATCTCCTTTCTTACCATTTTAACACCCAACTTGCATTGGATATCTTGCCAATCTATAACCTGAGGATAGATGCTATATCCATACGAACGCGGGTGGCTCCTACTCCAACCACCATATTTACATGTCGTTGATAGTAGTTTAGATACTTTTAACCGTTATTTCGTGCATAATAATATTCATCTGCGTACCTTTGCGTACAAAAAAGAGAAGAAATGAAACATTTATAATACCGAGAAGTATTTTCTAGCTTTTTTGATATTTGGATGAGATTTGGGAAGACAGATTCTGCCTACCATAGCAATGGAAGGTTC is part of the Segatella copri genome and encodes:
- a CDS encoding BACON domain-containing protein, giving the protein MMTRIKTLMIWIGLLLSLASCKDSLEAITLGGDELPTEGVTLSIQLPNFTPQEISTRAGDETTESINSLWLVCYDTSDKYLDMQDCTKAYAAATADADGYKKIKTNLPKGTETIHLVANVPGLTPEQAEKLDAMKDITPDLSKPICWGAKTLSDLMNDSKISLTRQCAKVTVKTSVSNFEITDLHVWHSASKGSIAPAGYKVSTKDDDLATSTELNSKYIAGGSAAVVAVNETSAGKADIIIKAKYKGTEGTEGTEGFYKVALYTDDTKTAQYALVRNHNYIVTVISVNGAGYATEEEALKADPENRLTVTVVDDNPKIVDMIACKDYELGVCGTQTVAATNGKDPIIVPITLVTNLKEDDAKDGKLYKVEISNDAKSWITECTENSKSTTTPTSPDESAPKGTKFVLNLTLTANNKSEEPREGTITITSGDLKRTILIHQEGYDFKRADDRQVVMNYNGTIHDNYFAWLDSEMHGVKPSENKVDNQEKTRNQGLHFSVGDNKIYYLIPKKPGDQFVKKSDKISYSDEVYKGNNYYKVTLDNSTNNYDLWTDKEGFVIENTEDAAHPITITYPIYHTGVFSEITESAANEHQLGEPKKGWFYYEVVKVNVTEPSEDGTSSTDKTYYMLDRNLGASNSDFYSPGSANIANDKSSIGGYFKISNDKNSNAYIDKYVIGNFRVPKGNELEAIANKASVDLLETSTGEPYNCIRIPTSSSQKNYIYIPISGYYESNSFKDEFHANLWSKSLLSGYQGFSTDSNEYGFWYLYLDIYNKIKTITNTRFVQGYDGSNTGRYKAMPIRLIYVP
- a CDS encoding ATP-binding protein, whose amino-acid sequence is MARKLYPIGLQTFERIRVEDKFYIDKTEYVYRMAHTDGTYFFLSRPRRFGKSLLLTTMKSYFEGKKELFKGLAIEKLEKDWISYPVLHFDMSMGKHMEIAQLERYFDQQLAEQEQKWGITNPAVDANVRLISLIQTAYRETGKQVVILIDEYDAPLLDVVHEDEKLEELCNAMRNFYSPLKGCEKLLRFVFLTGITKFSQLSIFSELNNITNISMDEPYAGICGITEDELVNGMRNDIDALAEKLNLSYEQTLAKLKDNYDGYHFTWPSPDVYNPFSLLTCFAKQKIDSYWFGSGTPTYLINMMRNFNFLPANLGESMEAGKDDFDAATETMTTIMPLLYQSGYITIKDYDEETELYTLAIPNKEIRVGLYRSLLPHYLTSKTAMCNTTIAKMSVLIKQGKIDEALQLLKSFWETVPYCNNTHYEGHYQQTMYIIFALLTNFRIIVEQHTSKGRIDITMETDDTIYVMELKFGKTAQEALEQIESKHYADAFAMSGKEIIKVGMSFNIKEDNTIVFDWKSSEI
- a CDS encoding putative toxin-antitoxin system toxin component, PIN family, producing the protein MNIVLDTNSLIMSIAPRSPYRKVWNAFLSGDYNLCVSNEIIEEYSEVLSRNISPQVSEAIVYAILTRPNVIRKDPHYTFALIEADKDDNKFVDCAIAANAKCIVTEDKHFKVLENIPFPKVEVIGIEDFKCYLDKWI
- a CDS encoding putative toxin-antitoxin system toxin component, PIN family; protein product: MRKIVLDTNCLLMSLPRISPYRKIWDDFLKGKLTLCVTNEIIEEYLEIIEQKTNANIASNVVSVILSQKNVEFVTPYYKLHLIQADEDDNKFVDCAFSAGASCIVSNDAHFKILNEVEFPRIFVVNIKDFVELLLRNQGNNHLN
- a CDS encoding DUF4186 domain-containing protein, with amino-acid sequence MKKESKVNQAKYVELNLFPEEKEDHQKDSISSEDMESDTSPDKEYDLTDLFERLSKSAFRSRFYLSKKDKEYIAEKGLATIRKHAEDFVAKRLAPAVIPNDGKQTPMRGHPVFIAQHATGCCCRGCFFKWHHIPAGRQLTGEEQQYAVAVLMAWIEKQV
- a CDS encoding Hsp20/alpha crystallin family protein, with translation MLLARRNNSVSNWLNSWFNDNFFDTSLMPHMNATAPAVNVKESATAYTMEVAAPGLKKDMVKMNIDKDGYLNVSIENKDEKKEEKKEEHYLRREFSYSSYSQSYALPEDADQEKISAEVSDGVLKIEIPKIAKEEKKDDVKHIEVK
- a CDS encoding type II toxin-antitoxin system RelB/DinJ family antitoxin; the encoded protein is MAQTAMTVRMDNQQKAQFDKLCEQFGMSANTAINIFVKAVIRSKSIPFSIQAKNEEEDEVTAKAKAAFQYMCDTARENNIDMSLDEINEEIREVRRLRKERNGICSH
- a CDS encoding putative toxin-antitoxin system toxin component, PIN family, producing the protein MVYAVIDTNIIVSSFITKNPSSATRRVINSMLSGKIKPLYNDEILDEYFDVLNRSKFHLSEIRIHELLNFFKENGIDSSRFPYAGEMPDEDDRVFYEVCLSKEDSFLVAGNLKHFPKEPQVITAAEMMEILDNEL
- a CDS encoding YaaA family protein, which encodes MQLRYCGPKSGPTPSVCAGSLSEDSLEYAQKHLWITCFLYGLLRPMDGIVPYRMEHCVSLEATNDKPVNQFWKDKLTDVLIDSVKADDGILIHLSTEEYEHLFDWKRVCKEIKVIQPLFYVRQKDGRLKMQAVWAKSCRGAMLRYILNNQLLTPEELAGFSYEGFEYAAELGEAAFPHFVR
- a CDS encoding peptide-methionine (S)-S-oxide reductase, encoding MGPQYRSCIFYRNESQKQTAEHVTELLRSKGDEVNTLLLPEETFYIGEAYHQHYYEKTSFKKYEVLAAKFKLIIHCCQFCRIFSQN
- a CDS encoding Hsp20/alpha crystallin family protein, coding for MLLARRNNSVSNWLNSWFNDNFFDTSLMPHMNATAPAVNVKESATAYTMEVAAPGLKKDMVKMNIDKDGYLNVSIENKDEKKEEKKEEHYLRREFSYSSYSQSYALPEDADQEKISAEVSDGVLKIEIPKTAKEEKKDDVKHIEVK
- a CDS encoding DUF4251 domain-containing protein produces the protein MIKIFISLVFCLMSAFACAQSNQSDNMYQWGKNKASEQLVNGLKSRQKALRKEQRDLQNRIDSVYWDEALDAIKDTTFTLEADKVVFPYGQIAYVNSNTNFVSVNKDNAVVQVAFNVPFSGPNGIGGVTVQGSVSGYKIQTDKKGTTQVSMSVTGIGISAQIWITMYKGSHEASVEILPNFNSRRLTLNGVILPLHKSTVFQGRTL